The Amaranthus tricolor cultivar Red isolate AtriRed21 chromosome 2, ASM2621246v1, whole genome shotgun sequence genome contains the following window.
GCCATCGGGCACAATGTCATCAAGAGGAACGGAAACAACATGGACCTTAAAGCAAAACAAAGCCTTTGAAAGGGCATTGGCTATTTATGACAAAGATACGCCGGATCGTTGGGACAATATTGCCAAAGCAGTTGGTGGTAAAACTTCTCAACAAGTTAAAAGCCATTATGAAGATCT
Protein-coding sequences here:
- the LOC130806483 gene encoding transcription factor RADIALIS-like, with amino-acid sequence MPSGTMSSRGTETTWTLKQNKAFERALAIYDKDTPDRWDNIAKAVGGKTSQQVKSHYEDLLEDIKNIEAGQVPFPNYTNTGN